A window of Oncorhynchus keta strain PuntledgeMale-10-30-2019 chromosome 27, Oket_V2, whole genome shotgun sequence contains these coding sequences:
- the LOC118360308 gene encoding disks large-associated protein 4-like yields the protein MKGLGVNRSRHLSDSCEPPGAPKKPLYPLTSDAHGPFLLSPTMNHYGTLDPHQLYQGPNPQSLPSECLLPLNQMSNSSTFPRLHFTSQQEQADYSPDYSQGYMVPAGGGPVGSRAGTLSTSMSMGLGLRGAPMITSGSVTISSAAAAKMNRLPSNLLDQLEKHLPLQRDGFSTLQFHRGRVAKQRSESPGRIRHIMHSVQKLFNKSQSLEGSVVKGNMNSTTGGGEEGTRQTRRSKSKDRAKTETLKQQPSRQNALGLWRSDNALDSDTTAKAGTIAVGYRNPLSMMTLGRAVSDSQAPPRHLPQGYNTISAHTLKASKSSSDLKYLACPQALVGTRGGELVGGGGRESTLVKRGSWSTLTLSQARQVLQKGSATVNRKLLKTKSCHQDLTCQYLQVGGPIPLGDWSATLGGRGRPGGLEIPCRRMRSGSYVKAMGDVDQDSEESEGSPKPSPKTAARRQSYLKATHQSLSEQQPPPPLHNCLPSLRELSTNRSLDNLDCLVSPGEPPMAMRHWNDGKDFHQSYSTLGRGMMSSGQVCGQGCGRSLYCEGESQAVEALNLPTPTCFRSRSHSYLRAIQAGCSQDEDTASVDSDSPPPTTTGCTYTSSPTLPTCVNSSCKKAPPPVPPRTTSTPYISVTVQSSTETAQDTYLDQQDHRGEANSQSGRSSNSSDSLCSLRTGSLAKGSKPPAPVAAPVPAPRDSHPPPSSTTTQSSPQVQPQNDTLNPGPSLTPDQSLTLPEPVPTKRKLSSIGIQVDCVQPIQREDQPPPSTKFQSIGVQVENGRPLSRASSMASRQETETEPQDTKQDVPTSENNSTVHCNSQPLDPDPTASNGKECAVVRQPPKHPSVPARASASLPESLDPTLDPSFLPPPDPSLVGGNGSAQGDAAAPSTCLRDGNWFLKLLQAETARMEGWCQQMEQETKDKDISEEVMGTVRSAVGSAQLLIAQKFQQFRGLCDENLNVNANPQPTAQDLAGFWDLLQLSVEDISVKFDELWQLKANNWQLPEKEEKKPAPPVVPKKTSKPKLSPGKDRSIDSAVDKQRQEARKRLMAAKRAASVRQNSATESSDSIEIYVPEAQTRL from the exons ATGAAAGGGTTAGGAGTCAATCGCAGCCGTCACCTGTCGGACTCCTGTGAGCCACCGGGGGCCCCAAAGAAGCCCCTGTACCCCTTGACCTCTGACGCCCACGGCCCCTTCCTTCTGAGCCCCACCATGAACCACTACGGCACCCTGGACCCCCACCAACTCTACCAGGGCCCCAACCCCCAATCCCTGCCTTCGGAGTGCCTGCTGCCCCTCAACCAGATGTCCAACAGCAGCACATTCCCCCGCCTCCACTTCACCTCCCAACAAGAGCAGGCTGACTACTCCCCGGACTACTCCCAGGGCTACATGGTCCCTGCCGGGGGTGGGCCTGTGGGCAGCCGGGCGGGCACCCTGTCCACCTCCATGTCCATGGGTCTGGGTCTTAGAGGGGCTCCCATGATCACCAGTGGATCAGTTACCATCTCCTCTGCAGCAGCAGCCAAGATGAACCGGCTGCCATCTAACCTGTTGGACCAGCTGGAGAAGCACCTACCTCTGCAAAGGGATGGCTTCAGTACCCTCCAGTTCCACCGGGGCAGGGTAGCCAAGCAGCGCAGCGAGAGTCCCGGACGCATCCGTCACATCATGCACTCTGTCCAGAAGCTCTTCAACAAGTCCCAGTCGCTGGAGGGCTCGGTGGTCAAGGGCAACATGAACAGCACTacagggggaggtgaggaggggaccAGGCAGACCCGCAGGAGTAAGAGTAAAGACAGGGCTAAGACTGAAACACTGAAGCAGCAACCGAGCAGGCAGAATGCACTGGGGCTCTGGCGCTCAGACAATGCCCTGGACAGTGACACAACCGCCAAAGCTGGCACTATCGCCGTGGGCTACCGTAACCCACTTAGCATGATGACGCTGGGCAGGGCGGTGTCGGACAGCCAGGCTCCTCCCAGGCACCTCCCACAGGGCTACAACACCATCTCTGCTCACACACTCAAGGCCTCCAAGAGCAGCAGCGACCTCAAGTACCTGGCCTGCCCGCAAGCGCTGGTAGGGACCAGGGGAGGGGAGCtggtgggaggaggaggcagggagagcaCCCTGGTGAAGAGAGGCTCCTGGTCCACACTGACcctcagccaggccaggcaggtgCTCCAGAAGGGCTCAGCCACAGTCAACAGGAAGCTGCTCAAAACCAAGTCGTGTCACCAGGACCTGACCTGTCAGTACCTCCAGGTAGGAGGCCCA ATTCCCCTGGGGGACTGGAGCGCTACGCTGGGGGGGCGGGGACGGCCCGGGGGTCTGGAGATCCCCTGCCGGAGGATGCGTAGTGGCAGCTACGTCAAGGCCATGGGGGACGTGGATCAGGACAGCGAGGAGTCGGAGGGAAGCCCCAAACCCTCACCCAAAACAGCTGCCCGCCGCCAGAGCTACTTGAAGGCCACCCATCAGTCCCTGAGCGAGCAGCAGCCTCCACCACCACTGCACAA CTGTCTCCCCTCCCTGAGAGAGCTCTCCACCAATCGGAGCCTGGACAACCTGGACTGCTTGGTGAGCCCAGGAGAGCCCCCGATGGCCATGCGGCACTGGAATGATGGCAAAGACTTCCACCAGAGCTACTCTACCCTGGGCAGGGGCATGATGAGCAGTGGACAG GTGTGTGGGCAGGGCTGCGGGCGCTCGCTGTACTGCGAGGGGGAGTCCCAGGCAGTGGAGGCTCTGAACCTGCCCACACCGACGTGCTTTCGCTCCCGCAGCCACAGCTACCTGCGAGCCATCCAGGCCGGCTGCTCCCAGGATGAGGACACCGCCTCAGTGGACTCTGATTCACCTCCACCCACCACCACAGGCTGCACCTACACCTCCAGCCCCA CACTGCCGACTTGTGTAAACAGCTCCTGTAAGAAGGCTCCCCCGCCGGTCCCTCCGCGCACTACCTCCACGCCCTACATCTCTGTGACGGTGCAGAGCAGCACTGAGACGGCCCAGGACACATACCTGGACCAACAGGACCACCGTGGCGAGGCCAACAGCCAATCAGGACGCAGTAGCAACTCTTCCGACAGCCTCTGCAGCCTGCGTACAGGCAGCCTGGCCAAGGGCTCAAAGCCCCCAGCCCCTGTCGCTGCCCCTGTCCCTGCCCCGAGGGACTCCCACccaccaccctcctccaccaccacccagtCTTCGCCCCAGGTCCAGCCCCAGAATGATACCCTAAACCCAGGCCCCAGCCTCACCCCAGACCAGTCCCTGACCCTACCAGAGCCTGTTCCCACCAAAAGGAAGCTCTCTTCCATCGGCATCCAG GTGGATTGCGTTCAGCCAATCCAGAGAGAGGATCAACCGCCTCCCTCGACCAAGTTCCAGTCTATTGGAGTGCAGGTGGAGAACGGCAGGCC ACTCAGCCGGGCCAGCAGCATGGcctccagacaggagacagagacagagcctcaAGACACTAAACAAGATGTCCCTACCTCAGAAAACAACAGTACAGTCCACTGCAACAGCCAGCCACTAGACCCCGACCCCACTGCTTCCAACGGTAAGGAGTGCGCGGTGGTGCGGCAGCCCCCTAAACATCCCTCTGTCCCGGCTAGAGCATCCGCCTCCCTCCCAGAGAGCCTGGACCCGACCTTGGATCCCTCCTTCCTGCCTCCTCCGGACCCCAGCTTGGTGGGTGGAAACGGCAGTGCCCAGGGAGATGCAGCTGCACCCAGCACCTGCCTCCGGGACGGCAACTGGTTTCTCAAACTTCTACAGGCTGAGACGGCACGCATGGAAGGCTGGTGTCAACAGATGGAGCAGGAGACCAAAGACAAGGACATCTCAGAGGAGG TGATGGGCACGGTCCGCAGTGCAGTGGGCAGTGCCCAACTCCTCATAGCCCAGAAGTTCCAGCAGTTCAGAGGACTATGTGACGAGAACCTT AATGTGAATGCCAACCCTCAGCCCACAGCTCAGGACCTGGCAGGGTTCTGGGACCTCCTGCAGCTCTCTGTAGAGGACATTAGTGTCAAGTTTGATGAGCTCTGGCAACTCAAGGCCAACAACTGGCAGCTGCCGGAGAAG GAAGAGAAGAAGCCTGCACCCCCCGTTGTGCCAAAGAAGACATCCAAGCCCAAGCTGAGCCCTGGGAAGGACCGGAGCATAGATTCGGCGGTGGACAAGCAGCGGCAGGAGGCCAGGAAACGCCTGATGGCGGCCAAACGTGCGGCGTCCGTACGACAGAACTCTGCCACGGAAAGCTCAGACAGCATTGAGATCTACGTCCCCGAGGCCCAGACACGCCTCTGA